In Alteromonas macleodii, the sequence AGAAATGAATTGGTCGGCGCTATATACGGGAATGAACTCAAACCCAATGTCGCCGTCAATAAAGGCTAAATCTAACTCACTAATATCGAGAGCGCCGTTGCCTAGACCGAAATTAGCGCCGTTTATTTTTACTGAATCGATTGTGTATTTAGTGTGTGCCAACCCAAAATTGATAGCATCTAGCGCACCATCTTTTAAATTGAGCCAACGGCCCGAAAACTGAACTTGTTGTATGTTGTTTTCAACTTCAAATCCACGTTCTTGATATAAATCGCCTTCAATATTTTCTAGCGCATAGGCCCCACCTTCCAACGCTGAATCATCATACGCCACAGTAGGGATGTTGCCGCTAAAATCGGCGGAGATAGTTACTGGCGCAGCGCTGCCAAAAGGGTTTTTCAAATTAGCTAAGCGTTCAGCAGGTAAAGCACCAGGGTTAGAGTGCGATGTTGAGTCGTGAATGTCGAGTTTTAAACTAAGTGCATCGGTTGCTTTCCAATCAAAATTGATACCGAAAGAATCGTTTTCAGTTTCAAAATTATATTCCCAAGACCAAAAATTAAGCTCATCATTTGTGCGAAGTGGGTTTATGATTGTACCGTTTACATCTGCCGACCCCTCTTCTACATTGTCAAACCAGAAACTCATACGGTGTTGATTACCCATTTCCTCCAAACGAGACATGACGTAATCTGCCGTTACAGTCAGAGAGTCAATCGGACTGTATTGAAGTACAAGCTGTCCGTTCTGACGCTCTCGCTCATAGTTGGTATCATCTAAATCTACAGTAGGTGTGCGCCAAGTGGTGAGGGTAGGGTTTAAATTTGTATCGATTGCACTAGTATCTGGGTTCGCTTGACCTGGATAACCTTGGCCCCAGTTAAAAGCCCCGATCCTATCTACATGACTATCTCTTTCTGCGTGAGAAAAAGAGGCTAAGACACCGAACTTTCTGTCGCCAAACGTTTTGCTAATCATTCCAGATAATTCAGGTGTTACATCATCACCTGTGGTTACACTGGTATCAATCACTGCTTTAGCACTCCAAGCAGCAACGAATTCGTCCATTGAAAATGGACGAGCGGTGTTGATGTTGATTGTAGCTCCAATTCCGCCTGAGCTAACGTTCGCTCGACCGGTTTTATAGACTTCTACACCTGAAACACTTTCAGCCGCTAATTCTCTAAAATTAAAGCTTCTAGAAATTCCAGCTGTTTCAAGTGCAGATGAATTGGGCATTTGTCGGTTGTTCAAAGTAACGAGATTAAAGCTAGGACCAAAGCCTCGAACGGTAACTTGGTTACCTTCGTTGTTTGTTCTATCAATGGAGACTCCAGTAATGCGTTGAAGGGATTCTGCAAGGTTGGTATCTGGAAACTTACCGATATCTTCCGCTGAAATAGCATCGACAACGCCTGTAGAGCTTCGTTTTACATCCATCGCAGATGAAAGCGCTCCTCTAATTCCTTTAACCTGAATTACCTCAACATTACTTTCATCGTTCTCTTGAGCTAACAAATTTGTACCATATAGCGAACTGATTACGGCCAAAGATAACGTTGTCAAACCAAAATTTTTCATAATTGTGTCTCATACGTTTGTTAATTGTAAACAATATGTGTTATCGCGAGTATTCTTAATTAACTGTTAATTGTCAACAAAAATGAAATTTAAAAGTATGTGTTTATTTTTAGCTTATTGATTTTATGAGGGATATTATGCGGCTTTTTCTTGTTATATACTCTTCCGCTGACAAGATTGGGCTAGTCAATTCACCGCCGAATCCTACGCATACAGCTCCGGATTCTATCCATTTCTTTGCGTTATTTTCGTCAACCGAGCCCACTGCGACTAAAGGGATATCATTAAATGGGCCTGACGTTAATGAAGTGATATAGTCGTATGTAACCGAATTGGTTGGGAAAAACTTTATGAGATCAGCTCCCCATTCGTAAGCTTGATATATCTCAGTGGGAGTTAACGCCCCCATTAAAATCGGTGTTTGAGTACTTTTGGCAACATCTAAAACTTGACGAGACGTATTGGGCGTAACTAAAAAGTGTGCACCTGCGCTTATAGCATCTTTTGCAAGTTTGTCATTTGTAATAGTCCCCGCTC encodes:
- a CDS encoding TonB-dependent receptor, encoding MKNFGLTTLSLAVISSLYGTNLLAQENDESNVEVIQVKGIRGALSSAMDVKRSSTGVVDAISAEDIGKFPDTNLAESLQRITGVSIDRTNNEGNQVTVRGFGPSFNLVTLNNRQMPNSSALETAGISRSFNFRELAAESVSGVEVYKTGRANVSSGGIGATININTARPFSMDEFVAAWSAKAVIDTSVTTGDDVTPELSGMISKTFGDRKFGVLASFSHAERDSHVDRIGAFNWGQGYPGQANPDTSAIDTNLNPTLTTWRTPTVDLDDTNYERERQNGQLVLQYSPIDSLTVTADYVMSRLEEMGNQHRMSFWFDNVEEGSADVNGTIINPLRTNDELNFWSWEYNFETENDSFGINFDWKATDALSLKLDIHDSTSHSNPGALPAERLANLKNPFGSAAPVTISADFSGNIPTVAYDDSALEGGAYALENIEGDLYQERGFEVENNIQQVQFSGRWLNLKDGALDAINFGLAHTKYTIDSVKINGANFGLGNGALDISELDLAFIDGDIGFEFIPVYSADQFISLTKEQGLYIEPNKSLNGIEENTTSAYLSFDFITEFNDMEVRANFGVRYEETDVESYSINRPVIGFNWLTPLEMSKVFADTEVFETLEGSYEHFLPNLDFSLNVTDDIVTRFAYSKTVARSDITAMFPATSLNNHLATGPFRASQGNPNLLPYEADNFDLSVEYYYDEGSYVSVGHFRKQVDNFIAVGEEERTIDGLNGPLTNPAAANRPGCPGGAADNPLPACVSQPGDPVIEWIVSTPLNLDETRVYGWEFNIQHIFGDTGFGAIANYTMVDSSDTYDVYSLENDFALPGLSDSANIVAFYEQDNYQVRVAYNWRDDFLLQGGIEPLFTEAYSQVDISASYDINESLSVFIEGINVTDESTRRHQRFSNQIRDYEEYGPRYNLGIRGKF
- a CDS encoding bifunctional 4-hydroxy-2-oxoglutarate aldolase/2-dehydro-3-deoxy-phosphogluconate aldolase, producing the protein MHEAIAEIHKTKIVAIIRVKDSSTIGLIAKCLVEAGITALEITSNTPGYLDSITQLQTKYPSIFIGAGTITNDKLAKDAISAGAHFLVTPNTSRQVLDVAKSTQTPILMGALTPTEIYQAYEWGADLIKFFPTNSVTYDYITSLTSGPFNDIPLVAVGSVDENNAKKWIESGAVCVGFGGELTSPILSAEEYITRKSRIISLIKSIS